The Polyangium spumosum genome includes a window with the following:
- a CDS encoding DNA polymerase beta superfamily protein codes for MTTEKDRQAIELVMHFGVLPEAQARVARGVLEEEGRAREHLVVLLSGAHAYGFASPDSDLDLKAVHVVPTSLLVGLDMAPAARDRMEVIDGVEIDYTSNEIGPVLAGILGGNGNYVERILGAPALVTSPLLGELRPLVRAALSRRVHRHYAGFAQNQRKAAEEEGGTTAKRVLYVLRTALTGTHLLRAGEVVTDVAALFPAYGFEEARELVTMKQAGEKTKLSAGDVKRFRESLDRAMRLLGEAREGSTLPEAPTDEAFRALSNWLIALRKARF; via the coding sequence ATGACGACGGAGAAGGATCGACAGGCGATCGAGCTCGTGATGCATTTCGGCGTCCTGCCCGAGGCGCAGGCGAGGGTGGCGCGGGGCGTCCTCGAAGAGGAGGGCAGGGCCCGCGAGCACCTCGTCGTTCTTTTGAGCGGCGCGCACGCGTACGGGTTCGCCTCGCCCGACAGCGACCTCGATCTGAAGGCGGTGCACGTCGTGCCGACGTCGCTGCTCGTGGGGCTCGACATGGCGCCGGCGGCGCGGGACCGCATGGAGGTGATCGACGGGGTGGAGATCGATTACACCTCGAACGAGATCGGCCCGGTGCTCGCCGGGATCCTCGGGGGAAACGGCAATTACGTGGAGCGGATCCTCGGGGCGCCCGCGCTCGTCACGAGCCCGCTGCTCGGTGAATTGCGCCCGCTCGTGCGCGCGGCCCTGTCGCGGCGCGTGCACCGGCATTACGCGGGTTTCGCCCAGAATCAGCGCAAGGCGGCCGAGGAGGAGGGCGGGACGACGGCGAAGCGGGTGCTCTACGTGTTGCGCACGGCGCTCACGGGCACGCACCTGCTCCGCGCGGGGGAGGTGGTGACGGACGTCGCCGCGCTCTTCCCTGCATACGGCTTCGAGGAGGCGCGCGAGCTCGTCACCATGAAGCAGGCCGGCGAGAAGACGAAGCTCTCGGCGGGGGACGTGAAGCGGTTCCGCGAGAGCCTCGATCGGGCGATGCGCCTGCTCGGAGAGGCGCGCGAGGGCTCGACGTTGCCCGAGGCGCCGACGGACGAGGCGTTCCGCGCGCTCTCGAACTGGCTCATCGCGCTGCGGAAAGCGCGGTTCTGA
- a CDS encoding DNA polymerase beta superfamily protein: protein MSRRLSGMGDVDPLAVPLPHGTEVTTRVDRTLGERLVPQGALGRVVGSGEGFFDVLVVGVGTVRYSREELVPRKVGQVRYARRREDAWTALLPCVVVDAVVGSRTWGLSDENSDEDRRGVFVLPFPFTTGLVEPPQDLVSEDGSRTYWEMGKAIRQALRADPNTLEMLFAAASQPASVKDPMGEWLVEARDAFVSVEIHGSFGRYALSQLSRLSHDTRLAEHRSIVLGWLREDPSLALDEAAARLAKETHIVAPTAEDAMLRAREYLKQLYRSMADQGLLEGREWSALAAYARAGEGSSLPASRELRPKNAYNLVRLIDLSIRWLRTGAPELCVRDELRPVLLDIKKGRVPLAEVIRLAESLTPELEAARRESKLPRRADVRRAEVALRRVREEAARRFFEGREGPFGKDAPAPPEARWDE, encoded by the coding sequence ATGTCGCGAAGGCTCTCCGGCATGGGGGACGTCGATCCCCTCGCCGTGCCGCTCCCGCACGGGACCGAGGTGACGACCCGCGTGGATCGGACGCTCGGCGAGCGCCTGGTCCCGCAAGGCGCGCTCGGGCGGGTGGTGGGATCGGGTGAGGGATTCTTCGACGTCCTCGTCGTCGGCGTGGGCACGGTGCGGTATTCGCGCGAGGAGCTCGTCCCCCGCAAGGTCGGGCAGGTGCGTTACGCGCGGCGGCGCGAGGACGCATGGACCGCGCTCTTGCCTTGCGTGGTGGTCGACGCGGTCGTCGGCTCGCGGACGTGGGGTTTGTCGGACGAGAACTCGGACGAGGACCGGCGCGGGGTGTTCGTCTTGCCGTTCCCGTTCACGACCGGGCTCGTCGAGCCGCCGCAGGACCTCGTCTCCGAGGACGGCAGCCGCACGTACTGGGAGATGGGGAAGGCGATCCGGCAGGCGCTGCGGGCCGACCCGAACACGCTGGAGATGCTCTTCGCGGCCGCGTCGCAGCCGGCGAGCGTGAAGGACCCGATGGGCGAATGGCTCGTCGAGGCGCGCGACGCGTTCGTCTCGGTGGAGATCCACGGGAGCTTCGGGCGATACGCGCTCTCGCAGCTCTCGCGCCTCTCGCACGACACGCGCCTCGCCGAGCACCGCTCGATCGTGCTCGGCTGGCTGCGCGAGGACCCGAGCCTCGCGCTCGACGAGGCCGCGGCGAGGCTCGCGAAGGAGACACACATCGTCGCGCCGACGGCCGAGGACGCGATGCTCCGGGCGCGCGAGTATCTGAAGCAGCTCTACCGATCGATGGCCGATCAGGGCCTGCTCGAGGGGCGCGAGTGGTCAGCGCTCGCCGCGTACGCGCGCGCGGGCGAGGGTTCGTCCTTGCCGGCGTCGCGTGAGCTCCGGCCGAAGAACGCGTACAACCTGGTGCGGCTCATCGATCTGTCGATCCGGTGGCTCCGGACGGGAGCGCCGGAGCTCTGCGTGCGGGACGAGCTGCGGCCCGTGTTGCTCGACATCAAGAAGGGGCGCGTGCCGCTCGCGGAGGTCATCCGGCTGGCGGAGTCGCTGACGCCGGAGCTCGAAGCGGCGCGCAGGGAGAGCAAGCTGCCGCGGCGCGCGGACGTGCGGCGCGCCGAAGTGGCGCTGCGCCGGGTCCGGGAGGAGGCCGCGCGGAGGTTTTTCGAGGGCAGGGAGGGGCCCTTCGGCAAGGACGCTCCGGCACCGCCGGAGGCGCGCTGGGACGAATGA